One window of the bacterium genome contains the following:
- a CDS encoding pilus assembly protein PilP produces the protein MNHRRSAIVWCAALLLLALGCQETATGNAAAPASARKAKAAAPAAEATPDGEQGVSVADARAYVYDPIGKRDPFRSFVLDRIKEVDKAAKGPLEQFDLSQLSVTGVVWEGGSKRALVIDPSGRAYIVQEGDRVGKNEGLIITIGDSEMMVREKYEDFHGEQTEKEIVMRIRLSEGG, from the coding sequence ATGAACCATCGAAGGTCCGCCATCGTGTGGTGCGCAGCGCTTCTGCTGCTCGCTCTGGGCTGTCAAGAGACGGCCACGGGCAACGCCGCAGCGCCGGCTTCCGCACGCAAGGCGAAGGCTGCTGCACCTGCCGCGGAGGCGACGCCTGACGGCGAGCAGGGCGTGAGCGTCGCGGATGCACGCGCCTACGTCTACGACCCGATCGGCAAACGGGATCCCTTTCGATCCTTCGTGCTCGATCGGATCAAGGAAGTCGACAAGGCTGCAAAGGGCCCGCTGGAGCAGTTCGATCTGAGCCAGCTGTCCGTCACGGGAGTGGTCTGGGAGGGTGGCAGCAAACGCGCTCTCGTCATCGACCCTTCCGGAAGAGCCTACATCGTTCAAGAAGGCGATCGCGTCGGCAAGAACGAGGGTCTCATCATCACGATCGGGGATAGCGAGATGATGGTCCGTGAGAAGTACGAAGACTTCCACGGAGAGCAGACGGAAAAAGAGATCGTGATGCGCATTCGGTTGTCTGAGGGAGGGTGA